A single window of Nicotiana sylvestris chromosome 3, ASM39365v2, whole genome shotgun sequence DNA harbors:
- the LOC104229553 gene encoding BTB/POZ and TAZ domain-containing protein 1, with translation MSPNNFATDFDGFSGEMPEADIQIITSGGRRIPAHSTVLAAASSVLESILVRPQKRRSSEKTIRILGVPCDAVSVFVQFLSSFKCSEEQMEKHGIHLLALSHVYLVPQLKQRCTKGLAEQLTIKNAVDVLQLARLCDAPDLYLKCLKFISTNFKKVEKTEGWKFLQDHDCLLELEILQFMDEADSRKKRTRRHRREQNLYLQLSEAMDCIEHICTEGCTSVGPCHEEPCTKKLPCSKFKTCQGVQLLIRHFATCKRRVNGGCLRCKRMWQLLRLHSSICDKPDECRVPLCRQFKMKVQQKGDDALWESLVRKVVSARTISSLSLPKRKREEEPKMNLDHHQARSLSTTRCQ, from the exons ATGTCGCCGAATAACTTTGCTACCGATTTTGACGGATTTTCCGGCGAAATGCCTGAAGCCGACATTCAAATCATCACCTCCGGCGGCCGCCGAATTCCGGCACATTCTACTGTTCTG GCTGCGGCTTCTTCAGTTCTGGAGAGCATACTGGTTCGGCCGCAAAAGCGACGGAGCTCCGAGAAAACCATTCGGATTCTGGGTGTTCCCTGCGACGCCGTTTCCGTGTTTGTCCAGTTTCTCTCTTCTTTCAA GTGCAGTGAGGAACAGATGGAGAAACATGGAATTCATCTTCTAGCACTCTCTCATGTGTATTTGGTACCACAACTAAAGCAGAGATGCACAAAGGGGTTGGCTGAGCAATTGACCATTAAAAATGCAGTAGATGTGCTTCAACTGGCCAGGCTCTGTGACGCACCTGATCTTTATCTCAAGTGCTTGAAATTTATATCAACCAATTTCAAGAAAGTTGAGAAGACTGAGGGTTGGAAGTTCCTCCAAGATCATGATTGTCTGCTTGAACTTGAAATTCTGCAGTTCATGGATGAGGCTGACTCG AGGAAGAAGAGGACCAGAAGACACAGACGAGAGCAGAACTTGTATTTACAGCTAAGCGAAGCGATGGATTGTATAGAGCACATATGCACTGAAGGATGCACCAGCGTGGGGCCATGTCATGAGGAGCCCTGCACAAAGAAGCTTCCATGTAGCAAATTCAAAACATGTCAAGGCGTCCAGCTCCTTATTCGACACTTCGCTACGTGTAAGAGAAGGGTGAATGGAGGTTGTTTGCGATGCAAAAGGATGTGGCAACTCCTTAGATTGCACTCTTCTATTTGTGACAAACCTGATGAATGCCGAGTTCCACTGTGCAG ACAATTCAAAATGAAGGTGCAACAAAAGGGAGATGATGCGCTATGGGAATCACTTGTTAGAAAGGTGGTGTCAGCCAGAACCATATCCTCACTATCTTTGCCCAAAAGAAAGAGAGAAGAGGAACCAAAGATGAACTTAGACCATCATCAAGCGAGAAGCTTGTCGACAACTCGGTGTCAGTAG